ATAGAACCGTTGGCTCTCTGGAAGTGGCTTATGGAGGCGAAACAAAAAAAAGCGATTCTTGAATTCCCGTTGACTAAACGGAATTATGTTCCCATTTTTAGTGATGAGCCAGTTGCCTTCAGCAGAAGGTTGATAGAGGTCAATCCTGTCAAGTCGGGGAACACCGATTTCCAGAAACCATTCTTTCTGAACCTCCACGCCATGCTGAAGGTCGAAACGCACCCAATACACAGATTTGGTAAAACTGAAACCCGGTGTTTCTTTCTGGCTCGGTTTCCAGGAAGATTCGAGTTTAGATGAACTGACATCCCCGATCGTCCATTGGCCAGCCTTGTCTTCCAGAATATCCAGATAAGGTCCCAGTGAATAATGATCTTTACCCGATTCCAGCATCACCGGAGTTGCCGCCCAGGAACAGGTGTTCCCGAACAACAATAATACAACCAGAATGACATGCCATGGGTTCATAAATCAATCCTTCATCATCCGGTGAACGTCTCGCAGTTTTTGTGCGCTGAAGCACGACAAAAAAATAAGTTGAACGTTCCTAAAAAAGCCATTGCGGGATTATTGTTCGATATGTTATGCAGATAAGCAGATTCTTGCTTTTTCTTAATCTGTTTGAGCATAAATACTATGTCCGATGAAACACTGTTTGCACAAACCTATGACACGTCCCGCGATTTATTTGTTGCAGAGGCCGGACAATATGACAATGCAAGAATTCAGGAATTCCGCACGGACCCGGAGGCCTCACTGTTGACTCATACCCTGCTGTTGCCGGCAATCACGAAGCCGCAACGGTTGCTGGTCATCACGTCCGGAATTCATGGCGTGGAAGGCTATATCGGCAGTGTGATTCAACGGCTGTTTCTTAAATCACTGGACTCATGGATTGACCGCAACACCACCGGGATATTGCTGATCCATGCAGTGAATCCCTATGGTTTCAGGCATGACCGGCGAGTCAACGCGAAAAACATTGATCTGAACCGGAATGGCTTCACCGTCTCAGGAAATTTCGATAAACACCACAATCAAGCGTATGAACAACTGCAATCCTTTCTGGAACCCCGGAAATGCTATGCGAGTTCACGCTTGTTCCGGGCACAAGCCCGCAAACAGATTGAGCATCACTCGCAAGCCACCGTGTTTCAGGCGGCGGCCGGAGGACAACATCATTCACCACAGGGAATTTTCTATGGCGGGGACTCGCAGGAACCCGAAGTGTTGCGATTGAGAGAAATCATCACCGAACACGCAAAGGATTATCCAACGGTGTTTCTGATTCATCTGCATTCAGGTTTCGGACAATGGGGGCATCTGCATCTGCTTTATCCAACTTCACCGCTGGTTCAGCATGAACTGCTGGAAACCCTGTTTGCCGGACTGTCGATCAATGACTACCTCCGGAAACACACCGCTTACGAAGTGGTGGGCAGCCTCTGTGATTTTCTGGGAGAACCGTTGCGGGCAGAAGGTAAAACATATCTTCCGGTCAGTTTTGAATATGGCACGCTCAACACCCAGACCATGGATGGTTTTATGGAAACCCTCCGTCGGATGATTGTGGAAAACCAGATTCACCATTGGGGTGCCAAAACACCTGAAATCGCAACACACGAACAGCAATTGTTTCGGGAAATGTTTTATCCGGATGATCCAGCGTGGCAACGATCCGTGATGGACCAGACACAAACCGTTTTTTCAACCGTTTTTTCCCGATTCCATCAAATTTAGGAACATCATCGTAGGGGCGACCCGCGGATCGCCCTGAAATTTGATGGTCGCATGAATCATATAAACCGTGGGCAACCAGGGCGACCCGCCGGTCGCCCCTACATAAATGGACAACCGTAGGGGCGACCCGCCGGTCGCCCTCATAATATGTCGATCACATTAAACACGTGGGCAACCAGGGCGACCCGCCGGTCGCCCCTACATAAATGGACAACCGTAGGGGCGACCCGCCGGTCGCCCTGAAATTTGCCGGTCGCATGAATCATATGTCGATCACATTAAACATATAAACCGATTGTCAGAACCTAATTTTTTTTACAGGGGAACATTATGAATCCAGCGTTGAATTCTGATATTCCAAAAGCCATCATTCTGGCAGCGGGAACAGGCAGTCGACTTAAACCATTTACAGAACATCTGCCCAAATGCCTCACGCCGCTGAATGGTGTTCCGATTCTGGTCAATGCGCTGACACAACTTTTCACCGCCGGTGTGCGTGAGACCATCATCGTGGTCGGACATCTCAAGGAAAAAATCATTGACGCCATTGGCCCCGATTTTCAGGGAATGACCATCACCTACATTGAGTCCGACGCTTATGCGAGAACCAACAATATTTATTCCCTGTGGTTGGCCAGAGAATACCTGCATGACGACATCCTGCTGCTGGAAGCTGATGTGTTTTTTGAGGGTGGACTGCTGGAAAGTCTGCTGGCCTGTTCAGGCAAAAACGCACTAGCGGTTGACCGCTATCAGCCCCATATGTCCGGAACCGTGGTGAAAACAAAGGCTGATGGAACAATAACCGGGTTGTTCACCAAAAAACAGCAGGTGTCCGGTTTTGATTATGGGAATGCCTGGAAGACCATCAACATTTCCCTGCTCCGGAAAAACTTTCTGGAAGCCATGCTGCTGCCTGACCTGGAAGATCACATCCAACAGGGAATTCATGGCGTTTATTACGAAGTTCTCCTGCAAAAAGAACAGCCCTGGAAGATCCCCGGTTCCCTGGTCGCAGTGCCCTGTGAACAGTTGCGATGGTATGAAATCGATGATGAACACGACCGGGCTATGGCCGAATATCTGTTTGCGTCACAGGAACAGCGTTATGAATTGATACAGCAACAGCATGGCGGCTTTTTCCGTTATCCGTTTGTGGATCATGCGTATCTGTATAACCTCTATTTTCCGCCGGATGATGTGATTCGCCATTTTGAAAGCCAGATGCGGGAACTGGTGCTGCATTATCCTTCCGGACAACAGGTTCTCACTGAATTGATGGGCGGCTATCTCGACACTTCGCCGGAACATCTGCTGGTTTGCAATGGCACCTCAGAGATCATCAGGGTTCTGGGACGAAAGCTCTGCCGGAAAATGATTGTTCCTGTGCCGTCGTTCAATGAATATCTCAATGCACCGCAACCCGAAAAAGTCATCCCGTTTAAATTGAGAGCGCCTGACTTTCAGTTGAACGTACAGGAATTTTTTCAGGCGATTGAGGCCTCAGAAGCAGATCTGGCAATTCTGGTCAATCCCAACAATCCGACCTCGCAAAGCATTCCCAAAGAGTCGCTTGTCTGGCTGTTGGACCAGCTTCAAACCACAAACTGTCAGTTGGTGGTTGATGAATCATTCATGGATTTTGTGGATGATCCACCGCATGTTTCAGTGGCGGATCTTCTTGAAAAATATCCGTGGCTTTCCATTTTGAAAAGCCTGAGCAAGTCTTATGGCATATGCGGTTTGCGGCTGGGATATTTCATGACGGCCAACCCCTTGCTGATGCAGGAACTTCACAAGGAAGTGAGCATCTGGAACATCAATGGCTTTGCGGAAGCATTTTTGCGAATTTTGCCCCGATACCGTGAGGACTTTGAAGAAAGTGTCAGAAAAGTTCGTGCGGACAGGGATGACCTGTATGAAGCACTAGGCAAAATTCCCGGAGCTTCTGTGCTGAGGCCCCAGGCCAACTATATCTTCTGTCATTTTTCTCAGGAGAACATGATGGCTAAAGACCTCGCCCGCATGATGTTCGTCCAGCATAATATTCTGATCAAATCCTGCGCGGAAAAAATGTCTGACCCGGCCCATGAATATTACCGCATTGCCTGCCGGACTCATCAGGAAAATCAACGGTTGGTTGAGGCGCTGACTCAATGTCTGCAACTCAAAAATTCCATGCTTCAAACCACCAGCCCCAAGGATCTTCATGCCTCGCTCTGAAAAAACCATCACACGCGAAGTGCCGACGAGTTCTCTGACCAAAGAACAATTTGATGCCATCTGGTCGGTTTATGCCCCCTATCACGAACGCGACCGTGCTGAATTTGAACGCACCTTGTGTCTCAATCACAAAGTGTTGATGTTTCATGACGCTCAGACTGAAGCTCTTCAGGGATTTCTGGCCGTGAGCGTGTTTGATGTGCAGGAGGAGGAGCGTTCGTTTGTTATTTTATATTTTGGCACACTGGTGATCCATTCCGGTTTTCGGGGACAGAACATTGTGCAGAACATGGTATTGCGGGAATACCTGGGAATTCGGCGACGTTACGGCTTCAGAAAGATCTATTTCATTTTTTCCAGCCTGAGCTACATGAGTTATCTGGCGATGTCACACACTTTTCTGGAATACTGGCCCCGGAGAGAACAGCCAACCCCGCAATATGCTCAGGAGGTGCTGACGTATCTGATCGAACAGATCTTCAAAGGGAAATATGACCCGAGCGGAGTGAGTCAGGGAACCGGACAAAAACGGGTCACCGATCAAAAAGTAACAGGAACAGAAACGAACCTTGATCCACAGCTCGCATTTTATCTCAAAAACAACCCCGGCCATCAGCATGGCGATTGTCTGATGTGCTTCATTCCGCTCTACGAACTGAATATTCTGACCTTGATCTTCAAACGACACGTGCAGCGACCCTTGAAAAAGTTGTATAAAAACCTGTTTCAATAAGGCACGGCAAAAGAATAACTGACCACAGTTTTTTAACACACACCCCTTGTCCAGGTCTGTAGCGACGTGCGAATCGCGCGTCGCTACGCATGCCCGGCAGGAAATGTTTTATGAAAAGTACAGTTATTTTTCGAATGTTCCTAAGTCTGCATTTTTATCATGGCCGTTGCTTCAATTGATTTACCATGTCCTGCATCACACTCCGCATACGATCGGCTTCCACTTGCAACTGCTGACGACGAACTCTGGGATCGTGCCCCAACTCTTCTGCCTGAAGAATTGGATAATAACGTTTTGTATAAACCGTAAGATGAGGAATGCGGGTCATGAGCCATGGCAAGCCATAATGATCGGCGTTTTTCAGAAAAGCGTCATCAATTTTGTCCACAAACGGTTGAGCCAACATGATGCTTTTCAAGAGTTTTTTCCGCCATGGCTGTTGGATATTGATTGTTTTCTGCCATTTCTCAAAACCTTTGCAGATGACAAGCATGATGTCACAGCGTGCACGCAACGCAATTTCGATGGATTTGGGAGAACGAAAAGGCTGAACATCCAGACCATTGCCATACATGCTATATTCCCCTTCAGGAGCCACCCCCAGAAAATCCATCTGATTGTCTTCAAAAAGCTGAATATAATCCTCCACACCAAACCGTTTCTTCCCATGCATGGGCAGTCCCAGAGCCTTTGCCAAACCAGGAAAACTCATCACTATTGGATGGGCGATCGAATTGAATCGTTTGTGCCCAAACCCCAGTTTGTTCATGCGACTGATCATGGCGCAGGCACTGGCAAGGGGGCCACTGAAAGGGCCATGATTGAACACGGCTATTGTTCGGGTTTGTGTTTCCATATAATTTTCCATGTCAAAATCATCGAGATAATCCACCTCCTTGACAAACATGGATAATAACACCTGGCTGACAGTCGCAATCTGTTGAATCTGTGGCATGCTGTTTCTCCTGTTATCATGAATTTTTTCCACCTGCAGGTGGTTTGAAAATGAGCCGCTAAGAACGCTAAGAACACGAATAAAAAGGTTTTTTATAAATGAAGTCCGCAGTAAAACCCTGATTTTCAAGTTTACAGGTGCATATTCCCTTTTTTACTTTGTGTTCTTCGTGTACTTCGTGGCTAAAAAAGTACCTGCACAGCTCGAATTTTTTCATAAAGCTGACTGTGTCACTTCGAGTTGAAAGCGAGAAATCTTAAAAAAAATCCGCGCATTTCTCATTGGGATTGGTTTAATGGGTTTCTTAACGAGAATGTCCATGATAGACAAATGGATTTTTCCCGCAGTCCGGTTTTTATTGATGAAGACCCTGCTTGCCATTTGACAATGACTCCTTTTATGTTTACTGAGTGAAGAGTCGTTGTCATGACGTTATTCACCAGTCCACTACGATCATCGTCAGAGGTTTCTGTTTTATCGAAACAGTTCGTCGATAATCCAGATTTGTAGATTCGCATCATTTCAAAGGAGCTACCATGATACAAAAAGGAATTTCAATGATTGAAGATATCGGCATGTCCGTTGTCCCCTTCAAACTTCAGGTCAATGGGTATCAAAACTACCAGAAAGTGTTGAAGGAAGTGGCCAAAAATCTTCCGTTTCCCGCACCAACCTTATTTTCCGGACCGGGATCTTCCCTTGAGTTGTGCAAGGCAATCGCCTATATGGGCACCAAAAAACTGTTGATTGTCACAGATGCCATGCTGATAAAAATCGGATTGCTGGATAACATCAAGAAAGCCCTGGAGCAACATAAGGTAGAATATGTGATTTATGATGGTGTTCTGCCTGACCCGACCTTTGCGCAGGTGGAAGCCGGATTGACCGTGCTGAAAAAAAATAAATGTGACGCGGTTCTGGCTGTTGGCGGTGGATCCTCCATGGATGCCGGCAAACTCATTTGCGCACGAGCGACCAATGACAAACCTCTGCCAAAATTTGCCGGACTGTTCAAGGTCTTCAAAACAATCCTGCCCTTGTTCGTGATTCCAACCACTGCTGGTACTGGCTCAGAAGTCACCATTGCGGCTGTTGTGTCTGATCCTGTGGCACACCAGAAAATTCCGGTGATGGACCCGAAACTGATCCCAACCATGGCGGCACTGGATGGAGCGTTGATGACAGGTTTGCCGCCAATGATCACCGCCGCGACAGGAATGGACGCATTGACCCATGCGGTTGAAGCCTATATTTCAGCCAATGCCATGCCCTCCACAGACAGTTACGCGTTGGCGGCAACCCGGTTGATCATGGAAAATCTGACCAATGCGGTGAAAAATGGTCAGGATGTGGAAACCCGCCAAAACATGGCACAGGCATCCTATTACGCGGGACTTGCTTTCACACGGGCCGGAGTGGGATATGTCCATGCGATTGCCCATAACTTCGGCGCGTATTATCACACTCCGCATGGGCTGGCGAACTCCATTGTACTGCCACATGTTCTGGATTATTCCAAGGAAACCTCCATGCCACGCCTTGCTCATCTTGCGGTTATCAGCGGATTGCAAAAAGGCAAGGAATCCGATCAAAAACTGGCTGATAAATTCATTGCTCACATTCGGGCGATGATGAAGGATTATAATATTCCGGAAAAACTGGAAGCCCTGAAAAAAGAGGATATTCCCGCCATTGCCAAAGCAGCCCTGAAAGAAGCGCATTTCACCTATGCGGTGCCCAAATACATGGATCAGGCTACCTGCGAAAAACTGATCAGTAAAATGATGGTGTGATTAGTCAGAATTAAAAAGCCACTATCAAACGGATCCTTATCCGGCCTGTAGAGACGCGCGAATCGCGCGTCTCCGGCGGCACACCTTCTTGTTGAAGCAGGCGGTTCATTGCGTCTGTTGTTCCAGTTGATCCAGCAAATTGACAATTTTTTCACTCAGAGTCGCAATGTTTCGTGACTGTTTCTGTGCTTTTGCGGACTGTCCCTGAGTTTTCAACTGAATGATTGTTTTGATCAGCTCATGAAGTTTGGTATGTTCTGACTCAAGCGTTTTGATAGTAGACAAATTCCCCCACTTGTTCATGGCCGTTCCATAGAGCCATTTTCCCAGATCACAATCACGATGCGAGACGGCTTGATCTTCAGTCAGACTTTCCTTGCCCTCCAGAAAATTCTGAATCCTGCTACGCCATAGCAGATGCTTGGTTTTTGCGGCTTCAAAATCAAAAACAGCGTCTTGATTTCTGCCAACGGCCCGTTGTCTCTGGTCAATTTTAAAGAAAGAGACCATTTCCATTTGTTCACCGCTTTGCATGGAAAGATCGTCTGAAGCCGCCGCCATTTCCTCGGAAATGGTAGCGTTGCGCTGAATCGTTTTGCTCAGTTGCTGAATGGCACTGTTGATCTGGGCAATGCCACTTTTTTGTTCACCGGCCGCAACTGTGATTTCCCGAACCAGTCCCGCTGTTTTCTGAATGTTGGGAACCAGTGTTTGAAGCATGTGTCCGGCTTTCTCGGAAACCTCCAGACTGGATTGTGAAAGTCCCATAATCTCGGCCGAGGCCACCTGACTGCGTTCGGCCAATTTTCGAACTTCAGTCGCAACCACGGCAAAACCTTTCCCCTGTTCACCCGCTCTGGCGGCTTCAATGGCGGCATTCAGTGCCAGCAGATTGGTTTGGCGGGCAATTTCATCAATGATGGAAATTTTTGAAGCGATTTCACGCATCGCCTGAACCGCTTCAGCCACAGAGTCACCACTCAACTGAGCTTCTTTTGCGGATTTGTTGGCGATATTTTCGGTATTTTTTGAATTTTCCGCAGTGTGTTCAATATTGGCGGACATTTCTTCAATCGAAGCGGATGTTTCTTCAATGGCAGATGCCTGTTGGGTTGAACCATGAGCAATTTCTTCAGCGATGCTTTTCAATTGAAGACTTTTCTGATTCATCTGCTCAGAGGACTCCACAATATGCCCGATGATGTTCCGGAGATTTTTAATCGCGCTCAACAGACTTTTACCCATTCGTCCCAGTTCATCATGAAAATCGAAGGATTGCTTCACATTGAGATTGCCCTGCGCCAGTTGCACCGTCACTTCAGACACGGTGATTAAGGGGTGGGTGATGCTCCGGGTCAGCAGGAAGCCTAATAATCCTGAAAGGGCGAGGCCCACCAGCACTGCCAGCAGAATGCCCTGCCAGACAGATCGTGTGGTGGCACTGGCCATATCAACAGTCCGGGCAATGAGTATTCTGGATTCTTTTTCGATGGTCTGTAGTTGCTCAATCATGCGCTGGGCGATGTCATCCGCATGCGCATCCAGTTGGTTCAGATGAGCCCTGATCTCCCGTACTTCATCCGCCAACTGAATCAGCCGGGTTCCTGCCGACTGAAATTTTTCTGAATGCAATTGTTCAACGGCCATCAGCGTCTGCCGGATTTCCGGAACCGTGACGGGATAGATCCGGCCTTCCCGGGTTTGTGCTCCATTTTTCAGGGCAGTCACCCATGTTCCAAAGTCGCGGATACTTTCCAGATAGGCTTCCCGTGTTTGTTGAAGCCGATCCTCCTGATCAGCACGCTGGTATTCCTGCAACCAGATCCAGGAAAGTGCCAGAGTTGTTTTCATTTCCATCGACATATCCGCCCAGGTGTTTTCAATCTGTAGAACAGATGCCGTATTGCCTTTTTCAATAAGCGTCTGAATCCGTTCCTTGACCTGACTTTCCAGTTTTTCCGCCAAGGCAATGACCTGTTCAAAAATCACGAATGATTCACGAAGGGTTTCCTCCCGGGTTTGCATGAGTTCATTACGTTTCAGAACATTTTCCTGAATTTTTTTGATCTGAGGTTGGAGTTGCGTGTTATGAAATTCATCCGTGTCTGTCACCACCTTCCGCAGTTCTTTATCGCTGGTGGCATAGAAGGCACTGCCAGCAATATTTCCACCGCTCAGAATCGCTTCCGCATAGCTATCAAAATGCGCGATCATCTGCTGATGCGCATTCCAGGCATCGTTCAAGTCCTGTAAATTGTCAGCTTCGATCAGTTCCATGATGAGTTGCATGTCTCTGGATACCGAATAGGTCATTTCCTGGGAAGCCTGAATCAGGGGTGTTGTCTCATTCAGCAGGCGCGTGGCATCATTCACCCGCATGACCCCGTTGTAAGAATAAACACCCGACGCCACAAGAATGCCGCACACGAGTAAAAAACCCGTAATCAAGCGAATAGAAATGGAAACGTTTTTCATGTGTTCTCCTGCGTTATTTCTGTTTTTTGAATGTGATTCAATACGTTCATGTTTCTTTCATGAACCATTTTCAGACTGAAGGTCAATAAAAAACTGGTTTGACCCGTATTATTTGTTTCCCGAGAATGTTCGATTCCTTTCCTTCAATCTGGTTATTGCCGTTTTGCGGCGCTTAAAACTTTTCATAATCAAATTGTTTGTGATTGCACATCCCATACTGGAAGGTTATATACAACCATCTCATCAGTCTCATGTCAGGAGGATTATGAATCAGCAATTGAATCGGGAAACAGCAGAAGGACTGCTGCGAAGTCGGCAGTTAGAATCCATGACCATCATGGATATGGTGGATGACATTATGGATGATGTCAAAATGACAGAATTTGTGCCAGACTCAGTCTGCCAGATTGATCCGCGAACCGGAGAACTGGTTGTGTATAACTCATCCCGTGCCAAGCGGATTCATACGACAACCAGCCAGGAGCAGAAAACTACGTCAGAAGAAGTATTCTGTCCCATCTGCAGTGGTCAGAGCACCGGCATTATTGATCTGACCCCTCAGTCAGAAGGCTTCACCTTCATCAACAAAAACCTGTTTCCAATTCTGCATCCGATGGAGCATCTGCTGGAAGACGCGGTGTCGACCCCCTTGTACGCCGACCCGTTGCACCACGGCAGGACATCGTATGGTTTTCATTTTTTGCAGTGGACCAGTTCTCTCCATGAACGGGATTGGCACAACATATCGCATGAAGACGCATTGATCTGCATGGAACGCCTGGCATGCATGGAAAAACAGTTGCTTTATCAAGCCAAGGGATTCATGCCGCCCACCTCGAGTTCCAATAGCGGTCAGCCAACCTATGGTTATGTTTCGATTATCAAAAATTACGGCCATGAAGCAGGAGCCTCGCTGACTCATGGCCACCAGCAAATTGCCCACAGCAACATCATGCCCCAGCGTTACTTCAACAATCTTGGTTTTCTAAGCCGCAACAACCGTACTTTTGCAGAATACATGCTGAAGGAAAATCCAGCCAAACTCATGATTCACGATTATGGTGCGGCCGTACTACTTGTGCCGTACTTCATGCGACGACCTTATAACATGCTGCTGATCATGAAAGATTTCCACAAACAATATCTTCATGAACTGAATCTCGAAGAAAAGACAGCTCTGACCCGGGGACTGCAAGACTCCATCAAGGCCCTGATGACAATCATGCCACAACTGGGAAAACAGCCTGCCTACAACTTGAACATCAACAATGGTCCGGGAGCAGGATTGTATGTGGAAATTCTGGCGGCAACCCAGATTACCGGAGGCTTTGAGCAGATCGGCCTTTGGGTATGTCAGGCAAGTCCCTATGACATTGTGAAAACCATTCGGGAAGTGTTGAAATATTGAACAGCAATTTCGCCACGTCTGAAACTGGCGAAACAACGACTATGGCCACTCTAAACCACCATTTATACAAAATTTTCATCACCCCAGAGTTGCACTGAATGTTCCGGTCACTAACCATAGCCAGCCTTTACAAATATTCCATGCTGGGACTGTTGGGTTTGACCTGTGTGCAGCTTGTTTACAGTCAGATTCTGTCATGGCCGGTGATGCTGAGCGGATTGGTGCTGTATGGTTGCATGGTGCTCAATTATCAGTCTTCCCGACCGCGATTGAGCGACAGGATTACCGGCGGTTTTCTGATTCCTGTACTCGGTTTCTGTTTGTATCGGGTGATTGTTGAAAAAAATAATCCTGTTCAGGAAGCTCTGGTTTTTATCTTTTTTCTGAATGTCATCTGGCAGGGAGGACGCGCCAAACTCGAAGACTACTGGAACCGGCACAGTTTTTTGTTTCTGCTGAATATCCTGACCACCAACATGAATCTGGACTGGATCAGTTTTCTGTTATTCATCCTGTTCATGATGGTTTCAGTGCCTGTGATGGGGGTGGGGTTTTTATATCATTATGAAAAAAAATCAGTTTCGTTTGTAGAACAATCCCAGAAACTGCGCTGTCTCCTGCCTGTGCTCAAAGGAACTCCGTTTGTTCTCGCCGCCGGCTTGCTCCTGTTTTTTCTGATTCCCCGATCCCCCTTTGCCCTTCTGAGCCTATCCCAGAACCGGTCAATTCCCGCAACGGGCTACACCAATCAGGTGGCCCTTCTTGGCGATGGTGAAATTCAGGTTGATCAACAGGCCATGGTTCGTGTCTATTCGCCAAGTCCTGAATGGGCTGACCGTAATCCGTCCTTCCGTTTTATCCGGGGAAATACGCTGGACGCGTTTGATGGCAGACGCTGGCATAAAACAGATCCGATGGTCCAGTCTTTCCGACCGGGACAGGAAATCATACTTCACCGTGATTCATCTCTGGCAAAGAAAGCTGTGGAGTTGACCTTTCTGCTGGAAGCAACCCTGGACAAGGAATTGTTTGTTCCATGGGGGGAACTGATTCATTTCAACCCGGCCAATTTTTATAACACACTTTTGCAGGATGAAAGTGGAAACCTGATCAGAAAAAATATCCGTCAGATTCGAACCAAATATGAGACAGGAATATTACCAGAACGTTTTTTCACACGGCTGACCGATGCCCAGAAGGCACGATACCTTCAGATCCCAACAGACTCATGGCAGGGATTTTCTGAATTTCGCAAATGGGTTGAAACCGTGTTGCCCCAAAACAAGGATGCCACTGAACTGACAAGACTGTTGAAACAGCATTTTGATCAGGAATTCACAGCATCCTACATGAATGATTTTTCAGGAGAGGATAAACTGATTTCATTCCTGACACAGGAAAAAAAAGGCCATTGTGAATATTTTGCCTCCGCCGCGGTATTGGCTTTAAGGTTCAGGGGAATTCCATCCCGCCTGGCCGCAGGATATTCCGGCGGACAATGGAATTCGGTCTCGAATGTTTTGACGTTCAATAATGAACATGCCCATGTGTGGGTCGAGTATTTTGAAAACCGGCAATGGCATCTGTTTGATCCAACCATTGCCTCCCCCTTGCTACAGATCAATCTGAACTCACCGTCCCTGTGGAAACAATATGTGGACGCAATTTCCTTCTGGATCGAAAGTTACATGGTGGATTATACCTTTGACACACAAAAGCAGATCCTTGTTTCCTTGAGTGAAATGGGAAAAACAGACGCCAACACCGATTCCACCAGCTCATTCTGGTCAGCGGGTTCGTCATTCCGGATTAAAATCATAGTTGCTGGAATAACAGGTTTGCTGGCCACTTATTGGCTGTTGAGAAAGACAAGAGGGCGTGACCGGAAATTTCAGACCTACCCTTCCGCTTACCGGATGGTTTTGAAACATATGGAATCGATTTATGGTCAATTTCCCCCTTCCCTTAGCCCGAAAGATATTTTATATACCATTCAGGATCAGATGAGCCCCAATGAACAGGAAGCCGCCCGAACAATCATTGACGCCTATTACGCCTTTCGTTATGGACAAAAAGAATTTAAGAATCAAATGCTGACAAACATGTGGCTCAGGGCTGCAAAAACCCCGGATATTTGATTTTCCGGATCTCAGTTCAATAGTAGAGAGAGTTCGATGGACATTGGAGAAAAACTATACCCGCATATTTTTGATCAGTTGCGCCAATCGCGGTATACCAAACATATTTCTGACAAATCACTGGAAAAACTGCTGATATATTCGGACTTTCGCTGTTACATGAAGAATCGGGTCATTATTCATCAGGGCGAAATCAATCATCATTTGTTTGTGCTGGTTTCAGGAGCCATCACGGTCAAGGTTGACGGAAATTTTATTTACA
The sequence above is a segment of the SAR324 cluster bacterium genome. Coding sequences within it:
- a CDS encoding CZB domain-containing protein, whose translation is MKNVSISIRLITGFLLVCGILVASGVYSYNGVMRVNDATRLLNETTPLIQASQEMTYSVSRDMQLIMELIEADNLQDLNDAWNAHQQMIAHFDSYAEAILSGGNIAGSAFYATSDKELRKVVTDTDEFHNTQLQPQIKKIQENVLKRNELMQTREETLRESFVIFEQVIALAEKLESQVKERIQTLIEKGNTASVLQIENTWADMSMEMKTTLALSWIWLQEYQRADQEDRLQQTREAYLESIRDFGTWVTALKNGAQTREGRIYPVTVPEIRQTLMAVEQLHSEKFQSAGTRLIQLADEVREIRAHLNQLDAHADDIAQRMIEQLQTIEKESRILIARTVDMASATTRSVWQGILLAVLVGLALSGLLGFLLTRSITHPLITVSEVTVQLAQGNLNVKQSFDFHDELGRMGKSLLSAIKNLRNIIGHIVESSEQMNQKSLQLKSIAEEIAHGSTQQASAIEETSASIEEMSANIEHTAENSKNTENIANKSAKEAQLSGDSVAEAVQAMREIASKISIIDEIARQTNLLALNAAIEAARAGEQGKGFAVVATEVRKLAERSQVASAEIMGLSQSSLEVSEKAGHMLQTLVPNIQKTAGLVREITVAAGEQKSGIAQINSAIQQLSKTIQRNATISEEMAAASDDLSMQSGEQMEMVSFFKIDQRQRAVGRNQDAVFDFEAAKTKHLLWRSRIQNFLEGKESLTEDQAVSHRDCDLGKWLYGTAMNKWGNLSTIKTLESEHTKLHELIKTIIQLKTQGQSAKAQKQSRNIATLSEKIVNLLDQLEQQTQ
- a CDS encoding DUF3488 domain-containing protein, which translates into the protein MFRSLTIASLYKYSMLGLLGLTCVQLVYSQILSWPVMLSGLVLYGCMVLNYQSSRPRLSDRITGGFLIPVLGFCLYRVIVEKNNPVQEALVFIFFLNVIWQGGRAKLEDYWNRHSFLFLLNILTTNMNLDWISFLLFILFMMVSVPVMGVGFLYHYEKKSVSFVEQSQKLRCLLPVLKGTPFVLAAGLLLFFLIPRSPFALLSLSQNRSIPATGYTNQVALLGDGEIQVDQQAMVRVYSPSPEWADRNPSFRFIRGNTLDAFDGRRWHKTDPMVQSFRPGQEIILHRDSSLAKKAVELTFLLEATLDKELFVPWGELIHFNPANFYNTLLQDESGNLIRKNIRQIRTKYETGILPERFFTRLTDAQKARYLQIPTDSWQGFSEFRKWVETVLPQNKDATELTRLLKQHFDQEFTASYMNDFSGEDKLISFLTQEKKGHCEYFASAAVLALRFRGIPSRLAAGYSGGQWNSVSNVLTFNNEHAHVWVEYFENRQWHLFDPTIASPLLQINLNSPSLWKQYVDAISFWIESYMVDYTFDTQKQILVSLSEMGKTDANTDSTSSFWSAGSSFRIKIIVAGITGLLATYWLLRKTRGRDRKFQTYPSAYRMVLKHMESIYGQFPPSLSPKDILYTIQDQMSPNEQEAARTIIDAYYAFRYGQKEFKNQMLTNMWLRAAKTPDI